A genomic stretch from Puntigrus tetrazona isolate hp1 chromosome 6, ASM1883169v1, whole genome shotgun sequence includes:
- the psmf1 gene encoding proteasome inhibitor PI31 subunit yields the protein MAGLELLFNCVSNSLTSSQDALICFVHWEIVKSGYKCLGIGDEPKDGEKKSELLPPGWNESKDLYALRYIFKDDKSNLLLKAFTVDSTLIFNLMDSKTEKVTDLTVNVSEYVDEANLQTFESVFKNTDELIAKLKSSLLPTEKEERRAKTEKKTESERASNLRDPLSDPLLIPTRGPPRRHAPDWSDPMAPFAAGAADLDPFGGRAGGMIVDPLRAGFPRSGFDPSSGLPGVLPPGAVPPGARFDPFGPVGRHRPGPDPDHMPPPGYDDMFM from the exons ATGGCAGGGCTGGAGCTGCTCTTCAACTGCGTGTCAAATTCTTTAACCTCTTCCCAGGATGCTCTGATTTGTTTCGTGCACTGGGAAATCGTGAAAAGTGGCTATAAATGTCTGGGCATTGGAGATGAG CCTAAAGATGGAGAGAAGAAGTCAGAACTGCTTCCACCCGGCTGGAATGAAAGCAAGGATCTGTATGCACTCAGATATATTTTCAAGGATGACAAGTCAAACCTACTGCTCAAAGCCTTCACAGTGGATTCAACCCTCATCTTCAATCTAATG GACTCCAAGACAGAAAAAGTAACTGATCTCACAGTTAACGTCAGTGAGTATGTGGATGAAGCCAATCTGCAGACGTTCGAAag CgtgtttaaaaacacagacGAGCTGATCGCAAAGCTGAAGTCCTCACTGCTGCCCACTGAAAAAGAGGAGCGTCGAGCAAAGACGGAGAAGAAGACAGAAAGCGAAAGAGCCTCAAACTTAAGAGACCCTCTCAGTGATCCTCTCCTGATCCCAACCAGAGGCCCTCCAAGAAGACACGCGCCTGACTG GTCTGACCCGATGGCTCCATTTGCCGCAGGCGCTGCTGATCTGGACCCTTTCGG GGGAAGAGCAGGGGGGATGATCGTCGATCCATTACGTGCCGGGTTTCCTCGCTCAGGGTTTGACCCCTCCTCTGGTCTTCCTGGAGTCCTTCCCCCCGGCGCTGTGCCTCCTGGTGCCCGCTTCGACCCCTTCGGGCCGGTTGGGCGACACAGACCTGG GCCAGACCCTGATCACATGCCTCCACCAGGATATGACGACATGTTCATGTAG
- the tmem74b gene encoding transmembrane protein 74B has translation MESLNAVELRELGDGSGREPPQASSGPWPAAGIENASFEDEDQGTRIRVTSRTSGPEFTSIDAQSNPLPVQREVPSPRSEDEPELEYNGHSVDYGFIFALIFLVSGIILVVIAYTIPREAKVNPDQVTARQMEKLEMYYAQLGSHLDKCIIAGLGLLTLGGMLLSVLLMVSICKGELYRRRTFARRPMKSYGSINMRMRQLAEGDGRETLVECEPNASADAANGNPVPSGTLNT, from the coding sequence ATGGAGTCTCTGAACGCCGTGGAGCTCCGTGAACTGGGGGACGGGAGCGGGAGAGAACCTCCTCAGGCCTCCTCAGGACCATGGCCCGCAGCTGGCATCGAAAACGCCTCGTTCGAGGATGAGGACCAGGGAACGAGGATCCGCGTTACCTCCAGAACATCTGGACCCGAGTTCACGTCCATCGACGCTCAGTCGAATCCGCTGCCTGTTCAGAGAGAAGTGCCGTCGCCTCGCTCCGAAGACGAACCCGAGCTCGAGTACAACGGTCATTCCGTAGACTACGGGTTCATTTTTGCACTCATTTTCCTCGTAAGCGGCATCATATTAGTGGTAATCGCCTACACCATCCCAAGAGAGGCTAAAGTCAATCCGGACCAAGTGACAGCGCGGCAGATGGAGAAACTGGAGATGTACTACGCACAACTCGGTTCTCACCTTGACAAATGTATTATTGCGGGACTTGGTTTGCTCACTCTGGGAGGAATGCTGCTGTCGGTTTTATTAATGGTGTCTATATGCAAAGGGGAGCTGTATCGCCGAAGGACTTTCGCCAGAAGGCCCATGAAATCGTACGGATCCATTAATATGAGGATGAGGCAGTTAGCTGAGGGTGATGGGAGGGAGACGCTCGTGGAATGTGAACCGAACGCCAGCGCTGACGCCGCGAACGGTAATCCGGTTCCTTCTGGAACGCTAAACACGTAG
- the rspo4 gene encoding R-spondin-4: protein MHWQLLALFSLVCQTLILTLAARKRSESWRQDCRSCLECSKENGCLRCSERLFLFLNRDGMSHHGSCVHSCPSGHFGLRSKDLNRCMKCKAPECERCFNKDFCTKCKGGYLLFKGKCFKNCPEGTFPQSTDCVEGCVLGIFGFWGEWSPCQQNGLSCGVRWGQQSRTRELSRNMPGETEALCPPQTESRKCRMNKKGPKEKRKNVRREERRKTQKLLKLFGNKTVTELP from the exons ATGCATTGGCAACTTTTGGCTCTCTTCTCCCTTGTTTGTCAGACGCTTATATTGACGTTAGCTGCGAGAAAACGAAGTG AGAGCTGGCGACAGGACTGCAGGAGCTGCCTGGAGTGTTCGAAGGAAAATGGCTGCCTGCGCTGTTCTGAGCGCCTCTTCCTGTTCCTGAACAGAGATGGCATGAGCCACCACGGCTCTTGTGTTCACTCCTGTCCCTCCGGACACTTCGGCCTCCGAAGCAAAGATCTCAACCGCTGCATGA AATGCAAAGCTCCGGAGTGTGAGAGGTGTTTCAACAAAGACTTCTGCACCAAGTGCAAGGGAGGATATCTGCTCTTCAAAGGCAAATGCTTCAAAAACTGTCCAGAGGGCACATTTCCTCAGTCCACAGACTGCGTTG AAGGATGTGTGCTCGGTATCTTTGGGTTTTGGGGTGAATGGAGCCCATGCCAGCAAAACGGTCTGAGCTGTGGTGTCAGATGGGGGCAGCAGAGCAGGACCCGTGAGTTGTCCAGAAACATGCCTGGAGAGACAGAAGCGCTCTGCCCGCCTCAGACTGAGAGCAGAAAGTGCAGGATGAATAAAAAAGGTCCAAAAG aaaaaaggaaaaatgtaaggagagaagaaagaagaaagacacaGAAACTGCTGAAGCTCTTTGGAAACAAAACTGTCACAGAACTTCCATGa
- the LOC122347072 gene encoding bladder cancer-associated protein, with translation MYCLQWLLPVLLIPKPLNPALWFNHSMFMGFYLLSFLLERKPCTICALVFLAALFLICYSCWGNCFLYHCHDSPLPDSAHDPSIVGT, from the coding sequence ATGTACTGCCTCCAGTGGTTACTCCCGGTCCTCCTGATCCCCAAACCTTTAAATCCGGCCCTGTGGTTCAACCACTCCATGTTCATGGGCTTCTACCTGCTCAGCTTCCTGTTGGAGAGGAAGCCGTGTACCATTTGTGCCTTAGTCTTCCTGGCGGCGTTGTTTCTCATCTGCTACAGCTGCTGGGGAAACTGCTTTCTGTACCACTGCCACGATTCTCCACTGCCGGACTCAGCACACGACCCCAGCATCGTGGGCACCTAG